In a single window of the Streptomyces sp. CGMCC 4.7035 genome:
- a CDS encoding GntR family transcriptional regulator translates to MTRVPVKQRDAYSPPVTTSSPAALNFALDRSSPVPLYYQLAQQLEAAIEHGVLGPGSLLGNEIDLAGRLGLSRPTVRQAIQSLVDKGLLVRRRGVGTQVVHSQVKRPLELSSLYDDLEASGQKPATQVVRNEVEQASAEVAAALGIAEGADVHHMERLRLTHGEPVAFLSNYVPVGLLDLDTRTLESTGLYRMMRSAGITLHSARQTVGARSATAKEAQRLAEPEGAALLTMQRTAYDDTGRAVEYGTHIYRASRYAFDFQLLVRS, encoded by the coding sequence ATGACAAGGGTTCCTGTCAAGCAGCGCGACGCATATTCTCCCCCTGTGACCACTTCCTCCCCAGCGGCCCTGAACTTCGCCCTCGACCGCAGCAGCCCGGTCCCGCTCTACTATCAGCTGGCCCAGCAGCTGGAGGCGGCGATCGAGCACGGTGTGCTGGGCCCGGGCAGTCTGCTGGGCAACGAGATCGACCTCGCCGGCCGGCTCGGTCTGTCCCGGCCCACGGTCCGCCAGGCCATCCAGTCACTGGTCGACAAGGGCCTCCTGGTCCGCCGCCGCGGGGTGGGCACCCAGGTGGTGCACAGCCAGGTCAAGCGCCCCCTGGAGCTCAGCAGCCTGTACGACGACCTGGAGGCCTCCGGGCAGAAGCCCGCGACCCAGGTGGTGCGCAACGAGGTCGAACAGGCCTCCGCCGAGGTCGCGGCGGCCCTGGGCATCGCCGAGGGCGCCGACGTCCACCACATGGAGCGGCTGCGCCTCACCCACGGTGAACCGGTGGCGTTCCTGTCCAACTACGTCCCGGTGGGGCTGCTGGACCTCGACACAAGGACGCTCGAATCGACCGGGCTGTACCGGATGATGCGGAGCGCGGGCATCACCCTGCACAGCGCCCGCCAGACCGTCGGCGCCCGTAGCGCCACCGCCAAGGAGGCACAACGCCTGGCCGAGCCGGAGGGCGCCGCCCTGCTCACGATGCAGCGCACGGCGTACGACGACACCGGCCGCGCGGTCGAGTACGGCACCCACATCTACCGCGCCTCGCGGTACGCCTTCGACTTCCAGCTGCTGGTGCGGTCCTGA
- a CDS encoding CoA-acylating methylmalonate-semialdehyde dehydrogenase codes for MKTVNHWIGDKPVEGTSGRFGPVYNPATGAQEKQVAFATVDEVDTAVATAKAASLSWGQSSLAKRTAILFKFRELLDAHRDEIAELISAEHGKVHSDALGEVARGLEVVELACGISEKLKGELSTQVSTRVDVASIRQPLGVVAGITPFNFPAMVPMWMFPLAIATGNTFVLKPSEKDPSASYRLAELLSEAGLPDGVFNIVQGDKVAVDRLLEHPDIAAVSFVGSTPIAKYIQLKAVQHDKRVQALGGAKNHMLVLPDADLDFAADQAINAAYGSAGERCMAVSVVVAVGGTGDELVAKIAERAKSLRIGPGDDPSSEMGPLITREHRDKVASYVTSAAEQGAEVVVDGTGYSVEGHEDGFFIGVSLLDKVPVTADAYKDEIFGPVLCVVRADTYEDAIKLINSSRWGNGTAIFTRDGGAARRFQLEVQAGMVGVNVPIPVPVGYHSFGGWKDSLFGDLHIYGNDGIAFYTQGKVITTRWPDPADGGINLGFPSHS; via the coding sequence ATGAAGACCGTCAACCACTGGATCGGCGACAAGCCCGTCGAGGGCACCTCGGGCCGTTTCGGTCCGGTCTACAATCCGGCCACCGGCGCCCAGGAGAAGCAGGTCGCCTTCGCCACCGTCGACGAGGTCGACACGGCCGTCGCCACCGCCAAGGCGGCGTCTCTGAGCTGGGGCCAGTCCTCGCTCGCCAAGCGGACGGCGATCCTGTTCAAGTTCCGCGAGCTGCTTGACGCGCACCGCGACGAGATCGCCGAACTGATCAGCGCGGAGCACGGCAAGGTCCACTCCGACGCGCTCGGCGAGGTCGCCCGCGGTCTGGAGGTCGTGGAGCTGGCCTGCGGCATCTCCGAGAAGCTGAAGGGCGAGCTGTCCACCCAGGTGTCGACCCGGGTCGACGTCGCCTCGATCCGCCAGCCGCTGGGCGTGGTCGCCGGCATCACGCCGTTCAACTTCCCCGCCATGGTGCCGATGTGGATGTTCCCTCTCGCCATCGCGACCGGCAACACCTTCGTGCTCAAGCCGAGTGAGAAGGACCCGTCGGCCTCGTACCGCCTCGCCGAGCTGCTGTCGGAGGCGGGCCTGCCGGACGGTGTGTTCAACATCGTCCAGGGCGACAAGGTGGCCGTCGACCGCCTCCTCGAACACCCGGACATCGCCGCGGTCTCCTTCGTCGGCTCGACGCCCATCGCCAAGTACATCCAGCTGAAGGCGGTGCAGCACGACAAGCGCGTACAGGCCCTCGGCGGCGCCAAGAACCACATGCTGGTGCTGCCGGACGCGGACCTGGACTTCGCGGCCGACCAGGCGATCAACGCGGCGTACGGTTCGGCGGGCGAGCGCTGCATGGCCGTGTCGGTCGTGGTCGCGGTCGGCGGGACGGGCGACGAGCTGGTGGCCAAGATCGCCGAACGGGCGAAGAGCCTGCGCATCGGCCCCGGCGACGACCCGTCCTCCGAAATGGGCCCGCTGATCACACGCGAGCACCGCGACAAGGTGGCCTCGTACGTGACCAGCGCGGCGGAGCAGGGCGCGGAGGTCGTCGTCGACGGCACGGGCTACTCGGTCGAGGGCCACGAGGACGGCTTCTTCATCGGCGTATCGCTCCTGGACAAGGTGCCGGTGACGGCGGACGCGTACAAGGACGAGATCTTCGGCCCGGTCCTGTGCGTGGTGCGCGCCGACACGTACGAGGACGCCATCAAACTGATCAACAGCTCCCGCTGGGGCAACGGCACCGCGATCTTCACCCGTGACGGCGGCGCCGCCCGCCGCTTCCAGCTGGAGGTCCAGGCGGGCATGGTCGGCGTCAACGTGCCGATCCCGGTGCCCGTCGGCTACCACTCCTTCGGTGGCTGGAAGGACTCGCTCTTCGGCGACCTGCACATCTACGGCAACGACGGCATCGCCTTCTACACCCAGGGCAAGGTGATCACCACGCGCTGGCCGGACCCCGCCGACGGCGGTATCAACCTCGGATTCCCCAGCCACTCCTGA
- the iolD gene encoding 3D-(3,5/4)-trihydroxycyclohexane-1,2-dione acylhydrolase (decyclizing): MSQSTRRLTVAQALVRFLSAQFSERDGVRHRLIAGTWGIFGHGNVAGIGQALLEAGEDAMPFHQGRNEQAMVHAAVGYARQLNRLSAQAVTTSIGPGATNLVTGAALATINRLPVLLLPGDYFATRSADPLLQQLEHPVEADVSVNDTLRPVSRYFDRITRPEMLIPSALNAMRVLTDPAETGAVTLAMPQDVQAEAYDWPQEFFAERVWHVRRPVPDPVELAEAVRAVRAAERPLIVAGGGVHHSEAEDALKALADATGIPVASTQAGKGSLRHDHPADLGGIGHTGTAVCDDIARTADLIIGVGTRYSDFTTASTTLFQNPGVRFVNLNITAFDAHKLAARTLVADARAGLEALTEGLSGHRVAEAYEAEYRAGKERWEQVVEAAYRADDENSVPTQTQVLGALDAVVGDDDVVINAAGSLPGDLHKLWRARSPRQYHLEYGYSCMGYEIPAGIGVQQAAPGTPVWSLVGDGTYLMMPTEIVTAVQEGLPVNLLLIQNHGYASIGGLSEETGGERFGTAYRYRAADGTFSGAPLPVDLAANAASLGMDVIRAKTVGELRDALAAARACDRPTCVYVETDPTPTAPGAEAWWDVPVAEVASREAAVTARERYDRHAAGRRRHL; this comes from the coding sequence ATGAGCCAGTCCACCCGTCGCCTGACCGTCGCCCAGGCGCTGGTTCGGTTCCTGTCCGCGCAGTTCAGCGAGCGCGACGGCGTACGCCACCGGCTGATCGCCGGCACCTGGGGCATCTTCGGCCACGGCAACGTCGCCGGGATCGGCCAGGCGCTCCTGGAGGCCGGCGAGGACGCGATGCCGTTCCACCAGGGCCGCAACGAGCAGGCCATGGTGCACGCCGCCGTCGGCTACGCGCGCCAGCTGAACAGGCTGTCGGCGCAGGCGGTCACCACGTCCATCGGCCCGGGCGCCACGAACCTCGTCACGGGTGCCGCCCTGGCCACCATCAACCGCCTTCCGGTACTGCTCCTGCCCGGCGACTACTTCGCCACGCGCTCGGCCGACCCGCTGCTCCAGCAGCTGGAGCACCCGGTCGAGGCCGACGTGTCCGTCAACGACACCCTGCGCCCGGTCTCCCGCTACTTCGACCGGATCACGCGCCCCGAGATGCTGATCCCGTCCGCGCTGAACGCCATGCGGGTGCTGACCGACCCGGCCGAGACCGGCGCGGTCACCCTCGCCATGCCGCAGGACGTGCAGGCCGAGGCGTACGACTGGCCGCAGGAGTTCTTCGCCGAGCGCGTCTGGCACGTCCGCCGTCCCGTGCCCGACCCGGTGGAACTCGCCGAGGCCGTACGTGCCGTCCGCGCCGCCGAGCGGCCGCTGATCGTGGCAGGCGGCGGCGTCCACCACAGCGAGGCCGAGGACGCGCTCAAGGCGCTGGCCGACGCCACCGGCATCCCGGTCGCCTCCACCCAGGCGGGCAAGGGCTCACTGCGCCACGACCACCCCGCCGACCTCGGCGGCATCGGCCACACGGGCACCGCCGTCTGCGACGACATCGCCCGCACCGCCGACCTGATCATCGGCGTCGGCACCCGCTACAGCGACTTCACCACCGCCTCCACCACGCTGTTCCAGAACCCCGGTGTCCGCTTCGTCAACCTCAACATCACCGCCTTCGACGCCCACAAGCTCGCCGCCCGCACCCTGGTGGCGGATGCGCGTGCGGGTCTGGAGGCGCTGACGGAGGGTCTGTCCGGCCACCGCGTCGCCGAGGCGTACGAGGCCGAGTACCGGGCGGGCAAGGAGCGCTGGGAGCAGGTGGTGGAGGCCGCCTACCGCGCGGACGACGAGAACTCCGTACCGACCCAGACCCAGGTCCTCGGTGCCCTGGACGCCGTCGTGGGCGACGACGACGTGGTGATCAACGCGGCCGGCTCACTCCCCGGCGACCTGCACAAGCTGTGGCGGGCCCGCTCGCCGCGCCAGTACCACCTGGAGTACGGCTACTCCTGCATGGGCTATGAGATCCCGGCCGGCATCGGCGTCCAGCAGGCCGCTCCCGGCACTCCCGTGTGGTCGCTGGTCGGCGACGGCACGTACCTGATGATGCCGACGGAGATCGTCACCGCGGTCCAGGAAGGCCTGCCGGTCAATCTCCTGCTGATCCAGAACCACGGCTACGCCTCCATCGGCGGCCTGTCCGAGGAGACCGGCGGCGAACGCTTCGGCACCGCCTACCGCTACCGCGCCGCCGACGGCACCTTCTCCGGGGCCCCGCTGCCGGTGGACCTGGCCGCCAACGCCGCCAGCCTGGGCATGGACGTGATCCGCGCCAAGACCGTAGGGGAACTGCGCGACGCGCTCGCCGCGGCACGCGCCTGCGACCGTCCGACCTGCGTCTACGTCGAAACCGACCCGACACCCACCGCTCCCGGTGCCGAGGCGTGGTGGGACGTGCCCGTGGCCGAAGTGGCCTCGCGCGAAGCGGCGGTGACCGCCCGCGAGAGGTACGACCGGCACGCGGCCGGCCGCCGACGCCACCTCTGA
- the iolB gene encoding 5-deoxy-glucuronate isomerase, translated as MTTTHHLPAGKAATDAYAVDVTPESAGWGYSSLRVLELPSGGWHSFDTGDSEWIVLPLSGSCTVAVGGDTFRLHGRESVFSGVSDFAYVPRDAQVSIASRDGGRFALTGARCERRLPARYGPASSMPVELRGTGNCSRQVNNFGAATAFECDKLIAVEVITPGGNWSSFPPHKHDEHRPGEESELEEIYYFEFAAHEGTPGLGYQRVSPSGHGSGTDVLAEVRDGDVVLIPDGWHGPSMAVPGHDMYYLNVMAGPDPDRAWLICDHPDHAWIRDTWPAQPVDPRLPLYTAPVQ; from the coding sequence ATGACCACCACGCATCACCTTCCCGCGGGCAAGGCCGCCACCGACGCCTACGCGGTCGACGTCACCCCCGAGTCGGCCGGCTGGGGCTACTCCAGCCTCCGCGTGCTCGAACTGCCGTCCGGCGGCTGGCACTCCTTCGACACCGGCGACAGCGAGTGGATCGTGCTCCCCCTGTCGGGTTCCTGCACCGTCGCCGTCGGCGGCGACACGTTCCGGCTGCACGGGCGCGAGAGCGTCTTCAGCGGCGTCAGCGACTTCGCGTACGTGCCGCGCGACGCCCAGGTCTCGATCGCGTCCCGCGACGGCGGCCGCTTCGCGCTCACCGGCGCCCGCTGCGAGCGCCGGCTGCCCGCCCGCTACGGGCCCGCCTCGTCCATGCCGGTCGAGCTGCGGGGCACCGGCAACTGTTCCCGGCAGGTCAACAACTTCGGCGCCGCAACCGCCTTCGAATGCGACAAGCTCATCGCCGTCGAGGTGATCACGCCGGGCGGCAACTGGTCCTCCTTCCCGCCGCACAAGCATGACGAGCACCGGCCCGGCGAGGAGTCGGAGCTGGAGGAGATCTACTACTTCGAGTTCGCCGCCCATGAGGGCACGCCGGGCCTCGGGTACCAGCGGGTCTCCCCCTCCGGCCACGGCAGCGGCACGGATGTCCTTGCCGAGGTGCGCGACGGCGACGTCGTGCTCATCCCGGACGGCTGGCACGGACCGTCCATGGCCGTGCCCGGCCACGACATGTACTACCTCAACGTCATGGCGGGCCCCGACCCCGACCGCGCCTGGCTGATCTGCGACCACCCGGACCACGCGTGGATCCGTGACACCTGGCCCGCGCAGCCGGTCGATCCCCGGCTTCCCCTGTACACCGCCCCCGTCCAGTGA
- a CDS encoding Cgl0159 family (beta/alpha)8-fold protein: MSISIPDLAAVRARHPEAIAEAAARRVRRPLIGDSGRLMIVAADHPARGALGVGDRHLAMANRADLLERVCVALSRPGVDGVLATADILEDLLLLGVLDDKVVMGSMNRGGLAGASFEMDDRFTGHRAEDIERLRFDAGKLLLRIDYDDPGSLTTLESTARAVDDMAARRLPLFIEPFISRRVDGRVRNDLSAEAVTRSIAIASGLGGTSAYTWLKLPVTEDVDDMAEALEASTLPAVLLGGEVGKDQEGAYEKWRKALRLPTVQGMVVGRSLLYPAEGSVETAVDTAVGLL; this comes from the coding sequence TTGAGCATCAGCATCCCCGACCTCGCCGCGGTGCGCGCCCGGCACCCGGAGGCCATCGCCGAAGCGGCCGCCCGCCGTGTCCGCCGCCCGCTGATCGGCGACAGCGGCCGCCTCATGATCGTGGCCGCCGACCACCCGGCCCGGGGCGCCCTCGGCGTCGGCGACCGCCACCTGGCCATGGCGAACCGCGCCGACCTCCTGGAACGCGTGTGCGTCGCGCTGTCCCGGCCCGGTGTGGACGGGGTGCTCGCCACCGCCGACATCCTGGAGGACCTGCTGCTCCTCGGCGTTCTGGACGACAAGGTCGTCATGGGCTCCATGAACCGCGGCGGCCTCGCCGGCGCGTCCTTCGAGATGGACGACCGCTTCACCGGCCACCGCGCCGAGGACATCGAACGGCTCCGCTTCGACGCCGGAAAGCTGCTGCTGCGCATCGACTACGACGACCCTGGCTCCCTGACGACCCTGGAGTCCACGGCCCGGGCCGTCGACGACATGGCCGCGCGCAGGCTGCCGCTGTTCATCGAACCGTTCATATCGCGCCGCGTCGACGGCAGAGTGCGCAACGACCTGAGCGCGGAGGCCGTCACCCGGTCCATCGCCATCGCCTCGGGCCTCGGCGGCACCTCCGCCTACACCTGGCTCAAGCTCCCGGTCACCGAGGACGTCGACGACATGGCCGAGGCGCTGGAGGCGTCCACACTGCCCGCCGTGCTGCTGGGCGGCGAGGTCGGCAAGGACCAGGAGGGCGCGTACGAGAAGTGGCGCAAGGCGCTGCGCCTGCCCACCGTCCAGGGCATGGTCGTGGGCCGGTCCCTGCTGTATCCCGCCGAGGGCAGTGTGGAGACCGCGGTGGACACCGCGGTCGGCCTGCTGTGA
- the iolC gene encoding 5-dehydro-2-deoxygluconokinase → MSEPAACFDLITMGRIGVDLYPLQTGVPLPQVESFGKYLGGSAANVAVAAARLGRTSAVITRTGNDPFGTYLHQALMEFGVDDRFVTPVDAYPTPITFCEIFPPDDFPLYFYRRPKAPDLEIHTDELDLSAIRTARIFWITGTGLSEEPSRSATLAALKTRDKAGITVFDLDWRPMFWTDPEAARPYYAEALRHATVAVGNLDECEIATGVREPQACAEALLEAGVELAVVKQGPKGVLAVHRDGTTAEVPPVPVEVVNGLGAGDAFGGSLCHGLLAGRPLEQTMRYANAAGALVASRLACSSAMPTESEVAALLARG, encoded by the coding sequence ATGTCTGAGCCCGCCGCCTGTTTCGATCTGATCACTATGGGACGCATCGGGGTCGATCTCTACCCACTGCAGACCGGTGTGCCGCTCCCGCAGGTCGAGTCCTTCGGAAAGTATCTCGGCGGCTCGGCTGCCAACGTCGCGGTGGCCGCCGCGCGCCTCGGCCGCACCAGCGCGGTGATCACCCGGACCGGGAACGACCCCTTCGGCACCTATCTGCACCAGGCGCTGATGGAGTTCGGCGTCGACGACCGGTTCGTGACGCCCGTGGACGCCTACCCGACCCCGATCACGTTCTGCGAGATCTTCCCGCCGGACGACTTCCCCCTCTACTTCTACCGCCGCCCCAAGGCCCCCGACCTCGAGATCCACACCGACGAGCTGGACCTCTCCGCCATCCGCACCGCCCGGATCTTCTGGATCACCGGCACCGGCCTGAGCGAGGAGCCCAGCCGCTCGGCCACACTCGCCGCCCTCAAGACGCGGGACAAGGCAGGCATCACGGTCTTCGATCTGGACTGGCGCCCGATGTTCTGGACGGACCCCGAGGCGGCACGCCCGTACTACGCCGAGGCACTGCGCCACGCCACCGTGGCGGTCGGCAACCTCGACGAGTGCGAGATCGCCACCGGCGTACGCGAACCACAGGCCTGCGCCGAGGCGCTCCTCGAAGCCGGTGTGGAACTCGCGGTCGTCAAGCAGGGACCCAAGGGCGTGCTCGCCGTGCACCGCGACGGTACGACGGCCGAGGTGCCGCCCGTACCCGTGGAGGTCGTCAACGGGCTCGGCGCCGGGGACGCCTTCGGCGGCTCGCTCTGCCACGGTCTGCTGGCCGGCCGGCCACTGGAGCAGACCATGCGGTACGCCAACGCGGCCGGAGCGCTCGTGGCCTCCCGTCTCGCCTGCTCCTCCGCGATGCCGACCGAGTCGGAGGTCGCCGCCCTCCTCGCCCGCGGCTGA
- a CDS encoding sugar ABC transporter substrate-binding protein translates to MDRTFHPRRSRRVAPLLAIAAASALLVAGCSSSSGGKKAEESSSGAAAGKADTPRMTVALVTHQAPGDTFWDIVRKGAEAAAAKDNIKLVYSSDPNAGNQANLVQNAIDQKVDGVAVTLAKPDAMKDVVGKAKTAGIPVVGLNSGLSDWKKLGLMEFFGQDESVAGEAFGKKLNEIGAKNAVCVIQEQGNVGLTQRCDGVKKTFSGKTQILYVNGTDMPSVKSTITAKLKQDSSIDYVVALGAPYALTAVQSVSDAGSKAKVATFDLNKALTSAIQKGDIQFAVDQQPYLQGYLAVDSLWLYKNNGNYSGGGEQPVLTGPAFVDKTNVDTIATFAAKGTR, encoded by the coding sequence ATGGATCGCACGTTTCACCCCCGCCGTTCCCGCAGAGTCGCTCCGCTCCTCGCGATAGCCGCGGCGTCCGCGCTGCTCGTCGCCGGCTGCTCCAGCAGCTCGGGCGGAAAGAAGGCGGAGGAGAGCAGCTCCGGCGCCGCCGCGGGCAAGGCCGACACTCCCCGTATGACGGTCGCGCTGGTCACCCACCAGGCGCCCGGTGACACGTTCTGGGACATCGTCCGCAAGGGGGCCGAGGCCGCCGCGGCCAAGGACAACATCAAGCTGGTCTACTCCAGCGACCCGAACGCCGGGAACCAGGCCAACCTGGTCCAGAACGCGATCGACCAGAAGGTCGACGGCGTCGCGGTCACCCTCGCCAAGCCGGACGCCATGAAGGACGTCGTGGGCAAGGCGAAGACGGCGGGTATCCCGGTCGTCGGCCTCAACTCGGGTCTGAGCGACTGGAAGAAGCTCGGTCTGATGGAGTTCTTCGGGCAGGACGAGAGCGTGGCGGGAGAGGCGTTCGGCAAGAAGCTGAACGAGATCGGCGCCAAGAACGCCGTATGTGTGATCCAGGAACAGGGCAACGTCGGACTCACCCAGCGCTGCGACGGCGTGAAGAAGACGTTCAGCGGCAAGACGCAGATCCTCTATGTCAACGGCACGGACATGCCGTCGGTGAAGTCGACGATCACCGCCAAGCTGAAGCAGGACAGCTCCATCGACTACGTGGTCGCGCTCGGCGCGCCGTACGCCCTCACCGCGGTGCAGTCGGTGTCCGACGCGGGCAGCAAGGCGAAGGTGGCCACCTTCGACCTCAACAAGGCCCTGACCAGCGCCATCCAGAAGGGTGACATCCAGTTCGCCGTCGATCAGCAGCCCTACCTCCAGGGCTACCTCGCGGTCGACTCCCTGTGGCTCTACAAGAACAACGGCAACTACAGCGGCGGTGGTGAGCAGCCGGTGCTGACAGGCCCGGCCTTCGTCGACAAGACCAACGTCGACACCATCGCAACCTTCGCCGCGAAGGGCACCAGGTGA
- a CDS encoding ABC transporter permease: MTMSQQAAPAVTSPPASGPKERDGRTAQRSLVLRLLARPEVGVFLGAVAVFVFFFAMAPTFRSGSAMATVLYQSSTIGIMALPVALLMIGGEFDLSAGVAVITSALTASMVSFQLTMNVWVGVFVALLVSLGIGAFNGWMMVRTGLPSFLVTLGTFLGLQGINLAVTKLITGNVATDDISDMDGFDQARAVFSSSFTVGGVQFKVTVLWWLGFAALATWVLLRTKYGNWIFAVGGNKDSARAVGVPVKFTKISLFMLVGFGAWFVGMHQLFAFNTVQSGEGVGQELIYIAAAVIGGCLLTGGYGSAIGPVFGAFMFGMVSQGIVYAGWNPDWFKAFLGVMLIGATLINLWVQKSATRR, encoded by the coding sequence ATGACCATGTCCCAGCAGGCTGCGCCGGCGGTGACCTCACCGCCGGCCTCCGGCCCCAAGGAGCGCGACGGGCGGACCGCACAGCGCTCCCTCGTTCTCCGGCTGCTCGCCCGGCCGGAAGTCGGCGTCTTCCTCGGCGCCGTCGCGGTGTTCGTCTTCTTCTTCGCCATGGCACCGACGTTCCGTTCGGGAAGCGCCATGGCCACCGTCCTCTACCAGTCGTCCACCATCGGGATCATGGCACTGCCCGTGGCCCTGTTGATGATCGGCGGCGAGTTCGACCTGTCGGCCGGTGTCGCGGTGATCACCTCGGCGCTGACCGCAAGCATGGTCAGCTTCCAGCTGACGATGAACGTCTGGGTCGGTGTGTTCGTCGCGCTCCTCGTCTCCCTCGGGATCGGCGCGTTCAACGGCTGGATGATGGTGCGCACCGGGCTGCCCAGCTTCCTCGTCACCCTCGGCACCTTCCTCGGTCTGCAGGGCATCAACCTCGCGGTCACCAAGCTGATCACCGGCAACGTGGCGACCGACGACATCAGCGACATGGACGGCTTCGACCAGGCCAGGGCGGTCTTCTCGTCGTCGTTCACCGTCGGCGGCGTCCAGTTCAAGGTCACCGTCCTGTGGTGGCTGGGCTTCGCGGCCCTGGCCACCTGGGTGCTGCTGCGCACCAAGTACGGCAACTGGATCTTCGCCGTCGGCGGCAACAAGGACAGCGCGCGGGCCGTCGGCGTGCCGGTGAAGTTCACCAAGATCTCGCTGTTCATGCTGGTCGGCTTCGGCGCCTGGTTCGTGGGCATGCACCAGCTGTTCGCCTTCAACACCGTGCAGTCCGGCGAGGGCGTCGGCCAGGAGCTGATCTACATCGCCGCCGCGGTGATCGGCGGCTGTCTGCTCACCGGCGGCTACGGCTCCGCGATCGGCCCGGTCTTCGGCGCCTTCATGTTCGGCATGGTCAGCCAGGGCATCGTCTACGCCGGCTGGAACCCCGACTGGTTCAAGGCCTTCCTCGGCGTGATGCTCATCGGCGCCACCCTCATCAATCTGTGGGTCCAGAAGTCCGCGACCCGGAGGTGA
- a CDS encoding ATP-binding cassette domain-containing protein: MTNTDLSKNGGAAAVADQAPVVELRGTGKSYGNIRALHGVDLAVHPGKVTCVLGDNGAGKSTLIKIISGLHQHTEGEVLCDGQPVKFTTPRDALDRGIATVYQDLATVPLMPVWRNFFLGSEMTKGAWPFRRLDIARMKKTADEELRNMGIVLDDLEQPIGTLSGGQRQCVAIARAVYFGARVLILDEPTAALGVKQSGVVLKYIAVARDRGLGVIFITHNPHHAYMVGDHFSVLRLGTLELSASRDQVSLEELTNHMAGGAELAALKHELAQVRGVDVEELPEAKDLQAPVAASPEGTS; encoded by the coding sequence ATGACGAACACTGACCTCAGCAAGAACGGCGGCGCCGCCGCCGTCGCCGACCAGGCCCCCGTCGTCGAACTGCGCGGCACGGGCAAGTCGTACGGCAACATCCGCGCCCTGCACGGAGTCGACCTCGCCGTCCACCCCGGCAAGGTCACCTGCGTCCTCGGCGACAACGGCGCCGGCAAGTCCACCCTGATCAAGATCATTTCCGGGCTGCACCAGCACACCGAGGGCGAGGTCCTCTGCGACGGGCAGCCGGTGAAGTTCACCACCCCGCGCGACGCCCTCGACAGGGGCATCGCCACCGTCTACCAGGACCTGGCGACCGTGCCGCTCATGCCGGTCTGGCGCAACTTCTTCCTCGGCTCCGAGATGACCAAGGGCGCCTGGCCCTTCCGCCGTCTCGACATCGCCCGCATGAAGAAGACCGCTGACGAAGAACTGCGGAACATGGGCATCGTCCTGGACGACCTGGAACAGCCCATCGGCACGCTCTCAGGCGGCCAGCGCCAGTGCGTCGCCATCGCCCGCGCCGTCTACTTCGGCGCCCGCGTCCTCATCCTGGACGAGCCCACCGCCGCGCTCGGCGTCAAGCAGTCCGGCGTCGTCCTGAAGTACATCGCCGTAGCCCGCGACCGCGGCCTCGGCGTCATCTTCATCACCCACAACCCGCACCACGCCTACATGGTCGGCGACCACTTCAGCGTACTGCGCCTGGGCACCCTGGAGCTCAGCGCGAGCCGCGACCAGGTCAGCCTCGAAGAGCTGACCAACCACATGGCCGGCGGCGCCGAACTCGCCGCCCTCAAGCACGAGTTGGCGCAGGTCCGCGGCGTCGACGTCGAGGAGCTCCCCGAAGCGAAGGACCTCCAGGCACCCGTGGCGGCATCTCCCGAAGGGACCTCCTGA